A single region of the Streptomyces sp. NBC_01262 genome encodes:
- a CDS encoding bifunctional polysaccharide deacetylase/glycosyltransferase family 2 protein, producing the protein MSRSHRRKPARRRPSPSPERGSRAATRAREAPLRTHWLLLCTLVLTLTAALLLQGYSHHMLNDAADGTAAAPGLAAGVPASVSHGGPVVDTSGDSPRTARPADRTIALTFDDGPDPRWTPQVLDILRRNHVHATFFVVGTLAAQHPDLVRRIVAEGHQVGIHTFTHAELSTLPPWRQSLELREAQLAVAGAAGVTTPLLRPPYSSGNDAVDDAAWDSMRRAGQQGYLTVLTTRDSEDWQRPGVAKIVANSTPHGATGQVLLMHDAGGDRSQTVAALRVLLPGLKAHGYRFATVSAAVGMTDPVRGAGTGDHWQGLGLIYLLRGGNLVLTALDWLLVAAGALSLLRAVTVLVAARRHRRARRAPWGPPVTAPVSVIVPAYNESAGIEAAVRSLAASDHPVEIIVVDDGSTDGTAGLVEALGLPGVRLIRQRNGGKPSALNTGIAAASHDLVVMVDGDTVFETDTVRMLIQPFADPRVGAVSGNAKVVNRGGLLGRWQHIEYVVGFNLDRRLFDLAECMPTVPGAVGAFRREALRRVGGVSDDTLAEDTDLTMALCRDGWRVVHQERAIAWTEAPASLGALWKQRYRWCYGTLQAMWKHRKALVRRGPAGRFGRRGLGYLLLFQTLLPLLGPVVDVFAVYGLVFLQPARVVAVWMGFLLLQLTMAWYAFRLDGERTGPLWSLPLQQFVYRQLMYLVVVQSVFTALAGSRLRWQRMERYGSLPAPPSPTAPVPTPAAPTALADAWLAEAQAAHANDTVLSPGSYREPWQR; encoded by the coding sequence ATGAGCCGCAGCCACCGCCGCAAGCCCGCCCGCCGCAGACCGAGCCCGAGCCCCGAGCGCGGCAGCCGGGCGGCGACCCGTGCCCGTGAGGCGCCGCTGCGCACCCACTGGCTGCTGCTCTGCACCCTCGTGCTGACCCTCACGGCGGCGCTGCTCCTGCAGGGCTACAGCCACCACATGCTCAACGACGCTGCCGACGGCACGGCGGCCGCGCCGGGCCTCGCAGCCGGCGTACCCGCCTCCGTGTCCCATGGCGGACCCGTAGTGGACACCAGTGGTGACAGCCCCCGTACCGCACGGCCCGCGGACCGCACCATAGCTCTCACCTTCGACGACGGCCCGGACCCGCGATGGACGCCGCAGGTCCTCGACATCCTGCGCCGCAACCACGTGCACGCCACCTTCTTCGTGGTCGGCACCCTGGCCGCCCAGCATCCGGACCTGGTCCGGCGGATCGTCGCCGAAGGACACCAGGTGGGCATCCACACCTTCACCCACGCCGAACTGTCCACCCTCCCGCCCTGGCGCCAGTCGCTGGAGCTGCGCGAGGCACAGCTGGCGGTGGCCGGTGCCGCCGGAGTGACCACCCCTCTCCTGCGCCCGCCGTACTCCTCGGGCAACGACGCCGTCGACGACGCGGCCTGGGACAGCATGCGTCGCGCCGGACAGCAGGGCTACCTGACCGTACTGACGACCAGGGACAGCGAGGACTGGCAGCGCCCCGGTGTGGCGAAGATCGTCGCCAACTCCACACCGCACGGCGCCACGGGCCAGGTGCTGCTGATGCACGACGCGGGCGGCGACCGTTCGCAGACCGTCGCGGCGCTGCGCGTCCTGCTGCCCGGGCTGAAGGCCCACGGGTACCGGTTCGCCACCGTGAGCGCCGCCGTCGGCATGACGGATCCGGTCCGCGGCGCCGGCACCGGCGACCACTGGCAGGGACTCGGCCTGATCTACCTGCTGCGCGGCGGCAACCTGGTACTGACGGCGCTGGACTGGCTGCTGGTGGCGGCCGGGGCGCTCAGCCTGCTGCGTGCGGTCACCGTGCTGGTCGCGGCGCGGAGGCACCGGCGGGCCCGGCGCGCGCCGTGGGGCCCGCCGGTCACCGCGCCGGTGTCGGTCATCGTGCCCGCGTACAACGAGAGTGCGGGCATCGAGGCAGCGGTCCGATCCCTGGCCGCCTCCGACCACCCGGTGGAGATCATCGTGGTGGACGACGGATCCACCGACGGCACCGCCGGCCTCGTGGAAGCGCTCGGCCTGCCCGGCGTCCGGCTGATCCGCCAACGCAACGGCGGCAAGCCGTCCGCCCTCAACACCGGTATCGCCGCCGCCTCCCACGACCTGGTGGTGATGGTCGACGGCGACACGGTCTTCGAGACCGACACCGTACGCATGCTGATCCAGCCCTTCGCCGACCCCCGGGTCGGTGCGGTCTCCGGCAACGCCAAGGTCGTCAACCGGGGCGGGCTGCTGGGCCGTTGGCAGCACATCGAGTACGTCGTCGGCTTCAATCTGGACCGCCGCCTGTTCGACCTGGCCGAGTGCATGCCCACCGTGCCCGGCGCGGTGGGCGCCTTCCGCCGCGAGGCACTGCGCCGCGTCGGCGGGGTCAGCGACGACACGCTCGCGGAGGACACCGACCTGACGATGGCCCTGTGCCGGGACGGCTGGCGGGTCGTCCACCAGGAGCGCGCCATCGCCTGGACCGAGGCCCCGGCCTCCCTCGGCGCCCTGTGGAAACAGCGCTACCGCTGGTGTTACGGCACCCTCCAGGCCATGTGGAAGCACCGGAAAGCCCTGGTGCGGCGCGGCCCGGCCGGCCGGTTCGGCCGCCGGGGGCTCGGCTACCTGCTGCTCTTCCAGACGCTGTTGCCGCTGCTCGGGCCGGTGGTGGACGTCTTCGCCGTGTACGGGCTGGTCTTCCTCCAGCCGGCGCGGGTCGTGGCCGTGTGGATGGGCTTCCTGCTGCTCCAGCTGACGATGGCCTGGTACGCCTTCCGGCTGGACGGCGAACGGACCGGGCCCTTGTGGAGTCTGCCGTTGCAGCAGTTCGTCTACCGCCAGCTGATGTACCTGGTGGTGGTCCAGTCCGTGTTCACCGCCCTGGCCGGCTCACGTCTGCGCTGGCAGCGCATGGAACGGTACGGCAGTCTCCCGGCGCCGCCCTCCCCGACCGCGCCGGTCCCGACGCCCGCCGCACCCACCGCCCTCGCCGACGCCTGGCTGGCCGAGGCCCAAGCCGCGCACGCGAACGACACGGTGCTGAGCCCCGGCTCATACAGGGAGCCATGGCAACGCTGA
- a CDS encoding Ppx/GppA phosphatase family protein: protein MGVRQAGVLDVGCHSALLTVVRWRSGGSLEPVFSHKVRLSLHETLDRKGRLGKAGVESVQRAVAEAVAANPQLRRSEFFPFATSVIRDAPNRDEVIARVARATGTRLRVMTGEEEARLAYVAARQWTGSVPGPLLVLDIGGGTVEIASGTGDQPRVVRSLPLGARRITRDWLPGGTGSSKRRLAEVRQHLRQSLSAGPGVPQAVPGGRVLACSKTFEQLARLAGAPGHKTPRQRGQLTLPRLRASIALLADARPRRGAGLPGISRHRAEQSLAGALIAESLMTACGVEVVEICPWSTREGLLLERLGVTR, encoded by the coding sequence GTGGGGGTGCGGCAGGCAGGTGTGCTCGATGTGGGATGTCACAGCGCGTTGCTCACGGTGGTGCGGTGGCGATCGGGCGGGTCTTTGGAGCCCGTGTTCTCCCACAAGGTGCGGCTGAGCCTGCACGAGACGCTCGACCGTAAGGGGCGTCTGGGCAAGGCCGGGGTGGAGAGCGTGCAGCGGGCGGTGGCGGAGGCGGTCGCCGCCAATCCGCAGCTGCGCCGGTCCGAGTTCTTCCCGTTCGCGACGTCCGTCATCCGGGACGCGCCCAATCGCGATGAGGTCATCGCGCGGGTGGCCCGGGCGACGGGCACCCGGCTGCGGGTGATGACCGGCGAGGAGGAAGCTCGGCTGGCCTACGTGGCCGCCAGGCAGTGGACGGGCTCGGTGCCCGGCCCGCTGCTGGTCCTGGACATCGGCGGCGGCACCGTGGAGATCGCCTCGGGCACCGGCGACCAGCCCCGCGTCGTACGCTCCCTGCCGCTCGGCGCCCGCAGGATCACCCGCGACTGGCTGCCCGGCGGCACCGGCTCCTCCAAGCGGCGGCTGGCCGAAGTCCGGCAGCATCTGCGCCAGTCCCTGAGCGCGGGGCCCGGCGTGCCCCAGGCAGTGCCGGGGGGCCGCGTGCTCGCCTGCTCCAAGACCTTCGAGCAGCTCGCACGGCTCGCCGGCGCCCCTGGCCACAAGACACCGCGACAGCGCGGACAGCTCACCCTCCCCCGGCTGCGGGCCTCGATCGCCCTGCTCGCCGACGCCCGCCCGCGCCGCGGCGCCGGGCTGCCGGGCATCTCCCGGCACCGCGCCGAGCAGTCCCTGGCCGGAGCCCTGATCGCCGAGAGCCTCATGACGGCCTGCGGGGTCGAGGTCGTCGAGATCTGCCCCTGGTCCACCCGTGAAGGACTGCTCCTCGAACGCCTCGGCGTAACGCGCTGA
- a CDS encoding ABC transporter ATP-binding protein — protein sequence MSEGEFQLDVRGVSKSFGSLEVLRDLDLAVRPGEFAAVIGPSGSGKSTLFNLVSGLDRPTSGEVRVDGQVAFMPQKDLLFPWRTVLDNTALGLEAQGVRRKEARRRAGELFGAFGLDGFQSAYPFQLSGGMRQRAALLRTVVLERPVLLLDEPFGALDSLTRTEMQLWLADMWQRYRWTVVLVTHDIREAVLLADTVHVLSPRPASVVERIEVPLPRPRRADLITEPEFAAVERRVLDALHNRAVR from the coding sequence ATGAGTGAGGGGGAGTTCCAGCTCGATGTGCGCGGCGTCAGCAAGTCCTTCGGCTCGCTGGAGGTCCTGCGGGACCTCGATCTGGCCGTCCGGCCGGGGGAGTTCGCGGCCGTGATCGGCCCGAGCGGCAGCGGCAAGAGCACCCTGTTCAACCTTGTCTCCGGTCTGGACCGGCCCACCTCGGGCGAGGTGCGGGTCGACGGCCAGGTCGCCTTCATGCCGCAGAAGGACCTGCTGTTCCCGTGGCGGACCGTGCTGGACAACACCGCGCTCGGCCTGGAGGCCCAGGGCGTACGCCGCAAGGAGGCCCGGCGGCGGGCGGGCGAGCTGTTCGGGGCGTTCGGTCTCGACGGATTCCAGTCGGCGTACCCCTTCCAGCTCAGCGGCGGCATGCGGCAGCGCGCCGCGCTGCTCCGTACGGTGGTGCTGGAGCGGCCCGTGCTGCTGCTGGACGAGCCGTTCGGCGCGCTCGACTCGCTCACCCGCACCGAGATGCAGCTGTGGCTGGCGGACATGTGGCAGCGCTACCGGTGGACCGTCGTGCTGGTCACCCACGACATCCGCGAGGCGGTGCTCCTCGCCGACACCGTGCATGTGCTCTCGCCCCGGCCCGCGTCGGTGGTGGAGCGGATCGAGGTGCCGCTGCCCCGGCCGCGCCGGGCGGACCTGATCACCGAGCCGGAGTTCGCCGCCGTCGAGCGCCGCGTCCTGGACGCCCTGCACAACCGGGCCGTCCGGTGA
- a CDS encoding ABC transporter permease: MSAALAALKRAARALWPPVVLLAVVIGAWQLYTTAAGIDPTTLPSPARVVEQGWANRADLWDNTLPTLQETLLGFAVSFAAAWVVAVLLDFSAAARRGLYPLLVASQTIPIVAVAPLLIIWFGFGLLPKMLVVTLTTFFPLAANLAAGFASTDREAMRLLRSLGAGRLRVFRLVRVPSAMPYFFAGLRVSITYAVVGAVFAEYAGAEKGLGIYMQAQKSAFRTDLVFAAVAVTALLSVALFGATYLLQRLVLPWEQALRKENRS; this comes from the coding sequence GTGAGCGCTGCGTTGGCTGCGTTGAAGCGGGCCGCGCGGGCGCTGTGGCCGCCGGTCGTGCTCCTTGCCGTCGTCATCGGCGCCTGGCAGCTCTACACCACGGCCGCCGGGATCGATCCGACCACGCTGCCCAGCCCCGCCCGCGTCGTCGAGCAGGGCTGGGCCAACCGGGCCGACCTGTGGGACAACACCCTGCCCACGCTCCAGGAGACACTGCTCGGCTTCGCCGTGTCCTTCGCGGCGGCCTGGGTCGTGGCGGTGCTGCTGGACTTCTCGGCGGCGGCCCGGCGGGGCCTGTATCCGCTGCTGGTCGCCTCGCAGACCATCCCGATCGTGGCGGTCGCGCCCCTGCTGATCATCTGGTTCGGCTTCGGCCTGCTGCCCAAGATGCTGGTGGTCACCCTCACGACCTTCTTCCCGTTGGCCGCCAACCTCGCCGCCGGTTTCGCCTCCACCGACCGCGAGGCCATGCGCCTGCTGCGCTCGCTGGGCGCCGGCCGGCTGCGCGTCTTCCGGCTGGTGCGGGTGCCCAGCGCCATGCCGTACTTCTTCGCCGGACTGCGGGTGAGCATCACGTACGCGGTGGTGGGCGCCGTCTTCGCCGAGTACGCGGGGGCCGAGAAGGGCCTGGGGATCTACATGCAGGCGCAGAAGAGCGCCTTCCGAACCGACCTGGTGTTCGCGGCGGTCGCGGTGACGGCGCTGCTCAGCGTCGCGCTGTTCGGGGCGACGTATCTGCTGCAACGGCTGGTCCTGCCCTGGGAGCAGGCGCTCAGAAAGGAGAACCGCTCATGA
- a CDS encoding NUDIX domain-containing protein → MSAESSIVVGGVPRHHEMIGVYGLLIRDTPQPAVLLELRAGHLDAGESVVTALVRELGEELAIGADPAAQALSAIRHGRAFSLWGWDA, encoded by the coding sequence ATGAGCGCGGAATCCTCGATCGTCGTGGGCGGCGTCCCCCGGCATCACGAGATGATCGGCGTCTACGGGCTGCTGATCCGCGACACGCCCCAGCCCGCCGTACTGCTGGAGCTGCGCGCCGGTCATCTCGACGCCGGGGAGTCCGTCGTGACCGCGCTCGTCCGCGAGCTCGGCGAGGAGCTGGCGATCGGCGCCGACCCGGCGGCGCAGGCACTCTCGGCGATCCGGCACGGCAGGGCCTTCTCCCTGTGGGGGTGGGACGCGTGA
- a CDS encoding ABC transporter substrate-binding protein, with protein MSHVRVMLDYFHPWPNSAGFYVARDHGWYRAAGIDVELAVQDPGRGDTLEYLARHEADFGIFPPNRLLARRTALHQPLVAVAAVNHRALEAIQTVTGTGISRPRDLAGRRIAYNPTPRGRAMVRHLVAADGGDPDAVVTVDSGSRELTVDDIAAGEADATFGNYWAWDALRGDLPETRRITWPVDEIGAPRYHSYVLGTREQLLDLNPGLVRAFLEVTARGFQAAAAERDRTLAVLERVIPYFSRPLIARSLDLVAPTWTDTDGRWGVIDESRVGPYAHWLAEHGAIPRPDGWERSYTNDLLLSSGAGVR; from the coding sequence ATGTCGCATGTCCGAGTCATGCTCGATTACTTCCACCCCTGGCCCAATTCAGCCGGTTTCTACGTGGCCCGCGACCACGGCTGGTACCGCGCGGCGGGCATCGACGTGGAACTGGCCGTCCAGGACCCGGGCCGTGGCGACACCCTGGAGTACCTGGCCCGGCACGAGGCCGACTTCGGCATATTCCCGCCCAACCGGCTGCTGGCCAGGCGCACCGCCCTGCACCAGCCGCTGGTGGCCGTCGCCGCCGTGAACCACCGCGCGCTGGAGGCGATCCAGACCGTCACCGGCACCGGTATCTCCCGCCCCCGGGACCTGGCGGGACGCCGGATCGCCTACAACCCGACCCCGCGCGGCCGGGCCATGGTCCGGCACCTCGTCGCAGCCGACGGCGGCGATCCGGACGCCGTGGTGACCGTCGACTCCGGCAGCCGCGAGCTGACCGTGGACGACATCGCGGCCGGTGAGGCGGACGCCACCTTCGGCAACTACTGGGCCTGGGACGCCCTGCGCGGCGACCTGCCCGAGACGCGGCGCATCACCTGGCCCGTCGACGAGATCGGGGCACCCCGCTACCACAGCTATGTGCTCGGCACCCGCGAACAGCTCCTCGACCTCAACCCCGGCCTCGTGCGGGCGTTCCTGGAGGTCACCGCCCGTGGCTTCCAGGCCGCCGCCGCGGAGCGGGACCGCACGCTGGCCGTGCTGGAGCGGGTGATCCCGTACTTCTCCCGGCCGCTGATCGCCCGCTCGCTCGATCTGGTCGCCCCGACCTGGACCGACACCGACGGCCGGTGGGGTGTGATCGACGAGAGCCGTGTCGGCCCGTACGCCCACTGGCTCGCCGAGCACGGCGCGATCCCGCGGCCCGACGGCTGGGAGCGGTCCTACACCAATGACCTGCTCCTGAGCTCAGGCGCGGGCGTGCGGTGA
- a CDS encoding sulfurtransferase produces MDAHLLPGALVDSAWLAGHLGDPRLVILDATAELPSPLHDGDYRVASGHAAWQDAHIPGSRHADLTGDLSDHTAPYHFAAPAPEALAAALTQLGVRDGTSVVVYDNGGGIWAARLWWMLRSISVPAAVLDGGWPGWLAAGGPTRSGPAAESPQAVPGALTPLPRPGFWAGITDADAVARGERPGALVCALPPAGFDGTAPTRYARRGHIPGSLSLPGRDLLDDAGRFLPRTELAARVNAVLPAQDAPVVLYCGGGISAAAVALALNLLDRDDVTLYDGSLEEWAASERPLVTGPA; encoded by the coding sequence ATGGACGCTCATCTTCTTCCCGGTGCGCTGGTCGACAGCGCATGGCTGGCCGGGCATCTCGGCGACCCGCGACTGGTGATCCTCGACGCCACCGCCGAGCTGCCCTCGCCGCTCCACGACGGCGACTACCGGGTGGCCTCCGGCCACGCCGCGTGGCAGGACGCCCACATCCCCGGTTCACGGCACGCGGACCTCACCGGCGATCTGTCCGACCACACCGCGCCCTACCACTTCGCCGCCCCGGCCCCCGAGGCCCTGGCGGCGGCGCTGACCCAACTCGGCGTACGCGACGGCACCTCGGTCGTCGTCTACGACAACGGCGGCGGCATCTGGGCCGCCCGCCTGTGGTGGATGCTCCGCTCGATCTCGGTACCCGCCGCCGTGCTCGACGGCGGATGGCCCGGCTGGCTCGCCGCCGGCGGTCCGACGCGCTCCGGCCCCGCCGCCGAGTCGCCGCAGGCCGTCCCCGGCGCCCTCACCCCGCTCCCCCGCCCCGGCTTCTGGGCCGGCATCACCGACGCCGACGCCGTCGCCCGCGGCGAGCGCCCCGGCGCCCTGGTCTGCGCCCTGCCCCCCGCCGGGTTCGACGGCACCGCCCCCACCCGCTACGCCCGGCGCGGCCACATCCCCGGCAGCCTCAGCCTCCCCGGCCGCGACCTCCTGGACGACGCCGGCCGCTTCCTCCCCCGTACGGAACTCGCCGCCCGGGTCAATGCCGTCCTCCCCGCCCAGGACGCGCCGGTCGTGCTCTACTGCGGCGGCGGCATCTCCGCCGCGGCGGTCGCGCTCGCCCTGAACCTGCTCGACCGCGACGACGTAACCCTCTACGACGGATCGCTGGAGGAATGGGCCGCCTCCGAACGCCCCCTCGTCACGGGCCCCGCCTGA
- a CDS encoding M28 family peptidase: MSTDYAALVETLSAQADPARLLRDVTTLAGEPRSRRRAPDGMARAEAYVKAELLAAGWQAQSRPFVRRWQFGVTDHRGRTPLPLRVRLYPRLRGANIVAELPGAAAAPRVVLGAHLDTVDASPGADDNASGVAVVLEAARLLARLPVRPNITLVLFDMEELGLVGARAAARELSATGQVEGMICVESVGFYADGPDTQALPAGFGLLFRDVADQVRAARHRGDFTLVVHRRSSRVAAEFWRRAAARSTPALPSLALCDPRPDGPLGVLAGLAVPPLNNLGRSDHGAFWDRRIPALMLTDSANFRNPHYHQPTDTPATLDYERLATVTAATAATAVFWSQAGARENPLANRGGHC; encoded by the coding sequence ATGAGCACGGACTACGCCGCACTCGTCGAAACGCTGAGCGCCCAGGCCGATCCCGCGCGGCTGCTGCGTGACGTGACGACGCTGGCCGGCGAGCCGCGCAGCCGTCGGCGAGCGCCCGACGGCATGGCACGGGCCGAGGCGTATGTGAAGGCCGAGCTGCTCGCGGCGGGCTGGCAGGCGCAGAGCCGTCCCTTCGTCCGGCGGTGGCAGTTCGGCGTCACCGATCACCGGGGCAGGACACCGCTGCCCCTGCGCGTACGGCTGTATCCCCGACTGCGGGGCGCCAACATCGTGGCCGAACTCCCGGGCGCGGCAGCTGCCCCCCGGGTGGTCCTGGGCGCGCATCTGGACACCGTCGACGCGAGTCCGGGCGCGGACGACAACGCCTCCGGGGTGGCAGTCGTCCTGGAGGCCGCCCGGCTGCTCGCGAGACTGCCGGTCCGGCCGAACATCACCCTCGTACTGTTCGACATGGAGGAACTCGGGCTGGTCGGCGCCCGTGCCGCCGCCCGCGAACTGAGCGCCACCGGCCAGGTCGAGGGCATGATCTGCGTCGAGTCGGTCGGTTTCTACGCCGACGGGCCCGACACGCAGGCCCTGCCGGCCGGGTTCGGCCTGCTCTTCCGCGACGTGGCCGACCAGGTCCGTGCCGCGCGGCACCGCGGCGACTTCACCCTCGTCGTCCACCGGCGTTCCTCGCGCGTGGCAGCCGAGTTCTGGCGGCGGGCCGCCGCCCGGTCCACCCCCGCGCTGCCGAGCCTCGCGCTCTGCGACCCCCGGCCGGACGGTCCCCTCGGCGTCCTCGCCGGTCTCGCGGTCCCGCCGCTGAACAACCTCGGCCGCAGCGATCACGGCGCGTTCTGGGACCGCCGGATCCCGGCGCTGATGCTGACCGACAGCGCCAACTTCCGCAATCCGCACTACCACCAGCCAACCGACACACCGGCCACCCTCGACTACGAACGGCTGGCCACCGTCACCGCCGCGACCGCCGCCACCGCCGTCTTCTGGTCCCAGGCCGGGGCCCGCGAAAACCCGTTGGCGAACCGCGGCGGCCACTGTTAA
- a CDS encoding alpha/beta hydrolase produces the protein MHFTSEQRLDDTVVEREFTLGEIPGILWTPASASASAPAPLILLGHPPLGLRKMYPRLAGRARQAAADGFASATIELPGSGDRPRWPAAEQARDDLRRAMEAGEPVSDEIVDALVLPLVDKAVPEWQTALDALLSLPEIGGPVGFSGGVISIGIRLAVVEPRISAAVLFAGSFVPRALFEEARQITIPLHVLLQWDDEGNDRQAALDLFDAFGSKEKSLHANMGGHAGVPQFAGDAAAQFFTRHLK, from the coding sequence ATGCATTTCACTTCCGAACAACGCCTCGACGACACCGTCGTCGAACGCGAATTCACCCTCGGTGAGATCCCCGGCATCCTGTGGACGCCCGCATCGGCATCCGCATCCGCACCGGCGCCGCTGATCCTGCTCGGCCACCCCCCGCTCGGACTGCGCAAGATGTACCCCCGGCTGGCCGGGCGGGCCCGGCAGGCCGCCGCGGATGGCTTCGCCTCGGCCACCATCGAACTCCCCGGAAGCGGCGACCGGCCCCGTTGGCCCGCCGCCGAGCAGGCCCGCGACGACCTGCGCCGGGCGATGGAGGCCGGCGAGCCGGTCAGCGACGAGATCGTCGACGCCCTCGTCCTCCCGCTGGTCGACAAGGCGGTCCCGGAATGGCAGACCGCCCTGGACGCCCTCCTTTCGCTGCCCGAGATCGGCGGCCCGGTCGGGTTCTCGGGGGGAGTGATCTCCATCGGCATCCGGCTGGCGGTGGTCGAGCCTCGTATCTCGGCCGCCGTTCTGTTCGCGGGGAGTTTCGTGCCTCGCGCGCTGTTCGAGGAGGCCCGGCAGATCACCATTCCGCTGCATGTCCTGCTGCAGTGGGACGACGAAGGAAACGACCGGCAGGCGGCCCTGGACCTGTTCGACGCCTTCGGCTCCAAGGAGAAGTCCCTGCACGCCAATATGGGCGGGCACGCCGGGGTACCTCAGTTCGCGGGGGACGCCGCTGCCCAGTTCTTCACCCGGCACCTGAAGTAA